GCATGCCATGTGTCTATGCATGTGTTGCAATAGCTAGACTGAATGAAAATCCTAAAGACTATTGTCACACTTGGTTGATCATGGATTCACATAGAGCAATATATGTCCATTTGTTAAATTTTATCCCTGGACAAATAATGTGGGAGAAGTCTCAGTATAGTAGGCCTCAAGCACCCAAAATTTGAAGAAAGTCTGGTCCTTTAAAGAAGAAAAGACAGAATGATGTAGATGATGAGCCTTCAGGAAGTAAGAAAAGTAAGACTGGAGTAATAAAACTAAATAGAAAGTACAAGGAATTTACTTGTATTTATTGTGGGTAAAATGTCACATGAAAAGAAGCTACTCCCACGAAAAAGCTTATGATATTGCAGCTGCCCTTGCTGCTGTTGTAGCAGCTGTAATTTCTAAGAAGTAAAAAATGGGTTTCTAATGTAAATGAAACCATAAAAGATGTGTCTAAAGTAGAGAAGGAGATGCTAAGCCTACTCTATCCACTGATGTTGCTACCTCTGAGGTCCCAACAAATGCTAATGCTCCTTCAGAGATTGTGATATCCCAACCACTTTTTTCACAACTAAAAGATGGAGAACAAGTAACTATTCAATTTGTCCTTATATTTGTGGATTTAaggtttattttaattatctattcAGTTTAATTATGTCTCAAATTGATCTGGACTTGTATTCTACTCATGCAACTATAGGTAACTCCTACAACGAGACCCAACAAACTACAACTAAAGAGAAAAGCATCTCCAGTCCTAGAAACAACAAGTATTGACCCAATGCAGGGAGAAAGTTCTGGAACATCTTCAAGAATGGCTGAAGTTATAAAATTTGTCCCTACACCAAGGATGAAACCAGCATTCAAACCTCCTAGAAAGAAGTGATTGATTTTTAGCCGTGATAGATTATTATAATTAGGATAGTTgcttttttaattatgtttatctTGTGTTACTGGAACATGATTATGTGTATGTCCACATATTTGGCTATTTATGACTTTCTAGAtgtattttattcatattttattatgtttattttggtCAGCTTATTTTATTCCGTTAATAACAAATAATGCCTTTGGATATTGGTTATGCATGCCTTTTTTTTGGATTCTAAATGTAGAGATTTGATTTAAAGTTTATGAATGGTACTAACATGTTTAATGTTTAGCTTTAGTTCTTTACTATTGCAACATTACATATATACCAGAGGAGCtaaaacatgatttttttttcatatttgctTTCTACCATACTTTCATTCAACCCTAAACGCATACACCATTAGTTACGCAATTTTAATCGAAATTTAACCATATTTATACCGTACACAACAGTCACAAACACACCTAAATAAATAACCAAacttaaaatactaaattatagtTTCAAACACCTAATTTCAGCTTCTATTGAAGTAATTCTCCATGCTAAATTCATCTTCCAACTCTCATTATTGCTTTCAGGTTGTGCTTTGCCTACTAAACTTTGTTCTTCCTTGGCATCTGTCACATAAAGAAATCACATCACATTCTCCCAAAACTCTGTCAATTCCTCAACaaccaagaaaaagaaatttttttagcaTACCTATCAAATACATTGAAAAAGAAGACGTTGCACTTACATTATAATTTGAATACCCATAAAAAGATCTATCAGGATTGGCATTCGTTCCAAACCACCGAACCACTAGACGCATTCCACAACCACACCAATCAAGAATCTTTCCCAATATCCCATGATTAAGGTTCCTCACGGAAGCGCCATGAGAACGTGACTATTCAGAGCTTCCTGAAGCTTGACTTCTTGAACTCATCATATTTTCAGCAAAGTTTCGAACGTTTTGGAAAAAGAGGGCTACAAATTAGGGTTTTAACATCTTTGGAAGGGTCAAATTGAGTAAAATCAACTTTTGCCACATCATTCAACCATTACACGTCCACCTTGGTAACTTAACGCGCCACATCAAATCTTCGTTAACGAAGATAACTCTAGAGACAAACGTGAGTCACGATCCAATATTTAAAGAtcttaattgaataattttaaatttggagGTCAAAATTGAGGTCGAGTGAAAATTTCAGGGGCTAAAATAGATTTTAACTCCTAATTCTCTAATGAAAATATTTCACTAGTTAAACTGTGTATAATAGTAAATTAGGAATAAGTAATTTAGTAAAATCTCATGCTGGACAATCAATGAAATCCTAGACATGTTAGTACTGGGTGTATTTGACAAACACAttgaaaggggaaaagcatgttccagctttttgaaaggttcaattttttgtttgacaaattttttctttataaacGCAGAAATGATTTTGCATTCAAAACTACGTTTACAAGAAACAACAATTCTTAGTTTTTGCGTTTCACTAACGAACTTTTAGCCATTAATATTcaacatttatttttcttttaccaatTTTATCATTTATGcatgttattgtattatttaaagaattcttattatttttttatatgagctttttttattatttattatttttattttttattaattttttgtttgacattataatttttataattgtagtttttgtgtattatatttattattttttttataatataatttattaattttattaggtacattaaattaaacaaaaaaattaaccataaataataataataaaaatattaaaaatactaaaaatatattatataaaaatatattaaaaaatattaaaaaaataaatatacatactaaataatattataatttaatattatatttttttaaaaataattttaattaatattatctaaaaaaatatttattttattaaaatttattttagtataaaattgtcaaaaataaattattggcaCAAacttatttttatctaaaattaattttataaaatcacttCTACACATAAAAACTACCTTGGCAAGTAATAATGGTACTAACTACTAAGTTCGATAAATGAACGAAGCCGTTAGCCAAGGCTGGCGCCAAGAAGAGGGGACAGCTATAAACTAAAAgctgaaaaacaataaaaaataaaaacaaaaataaaaaactaaaacataaaaagaaaaataaacaacgATTTAAAAAGCTGGCTAACGAGGGAAGAAAGATCTAGAACAAATTCCCCATCTTgcacaaaaaaaatatagaaaagaaaaacataaataaataataaaatagttaattatcattaaatttatcatttttatagcATATAAAAcactattttaattcaaaaattaaatatttattttctcaCTTCAGACTCGCAATTCACAAaagcataaaatcaaataaattattCTAGACTCTTCTCTATAACCTATCTAACAACCACGATTCGATTCAAACCGTCCATCAAATCAACGACCGTGCCGCTTTATATATACCCATTGCAGAAATTCATCCTTGTGTTTCGCTTCGCTTATACCTCCTCTGAAAGAAAGAGATCTGGAGTCTTCATGTTCTCGCGCCAGTTAGTTACATACACCACGCCAACCTTATTTTGGGGGGAAATATAATTAGGGTTTCGTTTCTTCGATCGATCACTCGATCGGAATCGGTTTCTGTTGAATTGTGATCTGAATTTGATTGTTCTGTGAGATTGTGAAGATGTTTGGGAGGGCGCCAAAGAAGAGCGATAACACCAAGTACTATGAGATCCTCGGAGTATCGAAGGAGGCTTCGCAGGACGATTTGAAGAAGGCTTACAAGAAAGCCGCCATCAAGAATCATCCTGACAAAGGAGGTGATCCTGAGAAGGTAGCCATCCTAATGATTCCATTCGGAAAACTCTGAAtagaattaataatttaaattgattcTTAATTAGTGGTGATTATTTGTTGACGAAATTGTTTAGGatataattgttttttatttcaaTGTTATTGCGATTCTGATTTGCTAATTTGCGGTTGTGATTAGTTTACGTGGTAGTGATGTGGTAGATTGCACTTTGCCAGAGTGATTATGACTGTAGTTTGTTTATTGGTAGCTGCGGTGATCGATCGAGAGAAATCATGTGAGACGAGGCCTTACACTTTCACGTTTTCTTTCTGTATTTTTGGTGTGTAGTTTAAAGAGCTGGCACATGCTTATGAGGTGCTGAGTGACCCGGAGAAGCGTGAGATTTATGATCAATATGGTGAAGACGCACTTAAGGAAGGAAtgggtggcggtggtggtggccATGATCCATTTGATATCTTCCAGTCTTTCTTCGGGGGAAGTCCATTTGGCTCCGGTATGGTTTTACGGACAATTCTTTTTATGGGAGCCGTCAAAGCTAGCttttaataaagaaattaaaggtTTCTAGAATTGTTTTGTTGAGCAGGTGGTGGCGGCAGTAGAGGACGGAGGCAGAGACGCGGCGAAGATGTGGTTCACCCCCTGAAGGTCTCTTTGGAGGACCTTTACCTTGGGACTTCCAAGAAGCTTTCTCTTTCACGGAATGTCTTGTGTTCTAAATGCAACGGGTGTGTGTTGATTTCGGCATTGTTGGTTTGAATGCTTGTTGGCCCTTTTTTCAACATTTGGTTCTTACAGAGTGCACGGCTTGTTTTGTAATTGATTACAGGAAAGGGTCGAAATCTGGAGCTTCAATGACATGTGCTGGCTGTCAAGGTACTGGTATGAAGGTTTCCATTAGGCACCTTGGTCCCTCTATGATTCAGCAAATGCAGCATCCTTGCAATGAATGCAAGGGTACTGGAGAAACAATCAATGAGAAAGACCGGTGCCCACAATGCAAGGGCGAGAAAGTCGTCCAAGAGAAGAAAGTGCTTGAGGTGCATGTGGAGAAGGGAATGCAGAACGGGCAGAAGATTACATTCCCTGGTGAAGCTgatgaagcagtatgttgaacatTTAAGTCATATTATTACTGATATTGAATTGTATATACTAAAGGATTTGTGCTGACTTTGATCTTCTGCATTTCTTGCAGCCCGATACAGTCACTGGAGATATTGTCTTTGTCCTTCAACAGAAGGAACATCCCAAGTTCAAGAGAAGGGATGAAGACCTCTTTGTCGAGCACTCGCTGTCCCTGACTGAGGCTTTGTGTGGCTTTAAGTTTGTGCTCACTCACTTGGATGGGCGGCAACTTCTCATCAAGTCAAATCCTGGAGAAGTTATTAAGCCTGGTACGTAAATGTTGCACCTATGCATTGTGCTTTTTTGCTCCTCCAAGTTTTCTGAATGATTGAAAATTCTGATTTGTTTCATTTGTGATATTAAAACTTGCTTGAAATGCCAGATTCTTACAAGGCAATAAACGATGAGGGAATGCCAATGTACCAGAGGCCCTTCATGAAGGGGAAGCTTTACATTCACTTCTCGGTAGAATTTCCTGAATCTCTGATCCCTGATCAGGTGAAAGCTTTGGAAGCTGTTCTGCCACCAAAACCTACTTCACAGTTGACTGACATGGAGCTGGACGAGTGCGAGGAGACCACACTGCACGATGTGAACATGGAGGAAGAGATGAGGAGGAGGCAACAGGCTCAGCAGGAGGCATACGACGAGGACGATGATATGCACGGTGGTCATCAGAGAGTACAGTGCGCTCAGCAGTGATGATCTTCATACAGAACAAGTGTTGATCTTCAGTCAATTCATATGTTATTTTTAGCCGTGTGCTGCGGACTAAATTAGTGTTTGATTAAATCTGATTTTTGGATAAAACAAACAGAGTAGCATTTATTGTCCAAGGGTAATTCCGTTCGGACATCCTAATATCATCAATTTTGTTCAATTTTACTCTCTTCTTCCTCCTATCCGCAGGCCACCTTCTTCTCTTCTCGGTtcttttctcctttctttttgtttgtttgtgttgTGTGTGTATGGTCTCAACAGTATCGACGAATATTTAGTAATTTGAGGAGGGGAATAATAGGAGGTTAATATCTGCAGTGAAAAAGACATATATAAAAGGAAAAATCTTTTAGTTATTTAACATTTTCTGTTTAACATCACATAAGCAAAGAATAATTAGAGTGTAAAATCTGTTCAATTTTAAACCGTGGTTTGGTTTGATAAATGACTTGAAATAACccataaatttgattaaaattataCGTCTTGATAGTTCAACATCCCAAttgtaagattatcacttttgaTAATTTATACTTATTTCAATTGTATTATTATCACTTCTGCTAAATTCTACTTTATACGAATTTGACAGCTGAGAATCTGGATGCAAAAACACTTATATTATACGAGCACAAGTATTGAAGTGATACGGGAGTTCACAGCCATAGTTAAAATCTTTAATCTAAGTTGGTTTGATATTATTTGCTGCAAAGATATGCTGCACTGCACTCAGCCCGAATACAACACCAACTCTACCTGCCCGAGCAACTATTCTCTTATCTGTCAATATCTTCTGCTCTTCCAACTTCCAAGGCTCGTCGACAATGTTTCCGACTCTCTAGTTGAGTAGTTGATAGGAAATGATACAGACATTTCATGATAGAAGCTTGGCTACTGATGACGTTTTCTTCCGAATTGGATCGGACAATTGTTTTGCCGGCCATGCTACCGCTAATGTTTTTGATATGTAATGCTGTGTATATCAATTCTAGGCGGCTTCTTGTTCATAAACACGAGACTACCGCATCTTGTTCCTTTTAGGATAGTGAGATTTACAGTTTGACAATCTATTTTTTTATCACTCGGAAGTTACAACTAATGAATTTGCATCATTTCATTTCTGAGATCAATTTCAACAAAAGGAGCATCAGGCGCAGTAAGCCAGTAACCCAAACTACCTCTCCAAGAGGCAAGAGACGTGAAGGAATGCACACAAGGGAAATATTCTCCCAATAAACCCCGAAGGTTTTTAAAGAAACAAAAACCATCTATCGTACCTTGTCATGGGAAATATCAATCTTCCTTTGCAGATACCGAAATAATTGAGAGATTGTAAATGTAGCCTTGTCCCTTGATTTGATACATAATTTTGCCACTGCTAGAAGATTTTTAAGCTCCGTACAGTCATAATTGTTTCCAAGATCAGGGTCTATCATCTTATCTATGGAA
This region of Arachis hypogaea cultivar Tifrunner chromosome 8, arahy.Tifrunner.gnm2.J5K5, whole genome shotgun sequence genomic DNA includes:
- the LOC112706967 gene encoding dnaJ protein homolog; the protein is MFGRAPKKSDNTKYYEILGVSKEASQDDLKKAYKKAAIKNHPDKGGDPEKFKELAHAYEVLSDPEKREIYDQYGEDALKEGMGGGGGGHDPFDIFQSFFGGSPFGSGGGGSRGRRQRRGEDVVHPLKVSLEDLYLGTSKKLSLSRNVLCSKCNGKGSKSGASMTCAGCQGTGMKVSIRHLGPSMIQQMQHPCNECKGTGETINEKDRCPQCKGEKVVQEKKVLEVHVEKGMQNGQKITFPGEADEAPDTVTGDIVFVLQQKEHPKFKRRDEDLFVEHSLSLTEALCGFKFVLTHLDGRQLLIKSNPGEVIKPDSYKAINDEGMPMYQRPFMKGKLYIHFSVEFPESLIPDQVKALEAVLPPKPTSQLTDMELDECEETTLHDVNMEEEMRRRQQAQQEAYDEDDDMHGGHQRVQCAQQ